One region of Oryzias latipes chromosome 6, ASM223467v1 genomic DNA includes:
- the olfml1 gene encoding olfactomedin-like protein 1, translated as MSSRGNPLFLCSLCLIVGSVWSQGSTHDAFIIQYLERRLAQMEERLSQCELNTQSVTQKNYDLSSEIRASLSTLSLLSSEVKSQVDGISMRMDRVERELEYLEDKIPTQSNIEIEEALLEQQIKAAELEQLKKKAGFKVENDCRRTLSQIKSLKVVKKAGDVSGSWLKDLSEGSQKVYLFSGIRNNTVLQFPSLQSFKKKTKPQTKLLQLPFHWQGTGHVVHHGFLYYHMADTPNQILKFDLLNSTVVDRTLIPGAGKLPTYSLNPNTYLDLAVDELGLWVIYADPDYGGNLVIIKLDKETLAVKYTWDTQCKSRDAEGAFLVCGTLHVVYNTGYGGRSTIQCLYDIHDTVHSNESPVVFFPKRYSSHSSIHYHPGDKHLYAWDDGYQTIYEVETRRND; from the exons ATGTCCTCCAGAGGGAATCCTCTCTTCCTCTGTTCTCTGTGCCTGATTGTGGGTTCAGTCTGGAGCCAGGGTTCCACTCATGATGCCTTCATAATCCAGTACCTGGAGAGAAGACTGGCTCAGATggag GAGCGTCTGAGTCAGTGTGAGCTCAACACGCAGAGCGTCACCCAGAAAAACTACGACCTCTCCTCCGAGATCCGGGCTTCTCTGTCCACACTCAGTCTGCTTAG TTCAGAGGTGAAGAGCCAGGTGGACGGCATTTCAATGCGCATGGATCGAGTGGAGAGAGAGCTGGAGTACTTGGAGGATAAAATTCCAACTCAGTCAAATATTGAGATTGAGGAAGCTCTGCTGGAGCAACAGATAAAGGCTGCAgagctggagcagctgaagaAGAAAGCTGGATTTAAAGTGGAGAATG ACTGCAGGAGAACTCTGAGTCAGATCAAGTCTCTGAAGGTCGTGAAAAAGGCTGGAGACGTGTCCGGCTCCTGGTTAAAGGACCTCTCTGAAGGATCCCAGAAG gtgTACCTGTTTAGTGGAATTCGGAACAACACTGTGCTGCAGTTTCCATCGCTCCAAAGcttcaaaaaaaagacaaagcctCAGacaaagctgctgcagctgccgtTCCACTGGCAGGGCACAGGGCATGTGGTCCACCATGGATTCCTGTATTACCACATGGCAGACACACCCAACCAGATACTGAAG TTTGATCTGCTGAACAGCACAGTGGTGGACAGGACTCTTATACCGGGGGCAGGCAAGCTCCCCACCTACAGTCTGAATCCCAACACCTACCTGGACCTGGCAGTCGATGAACTCGGCCTCTGGGTTATTTATGCCGACCCTGACTATGGAGGAAACCTTGTCATCATCAAACTAGATAAAG aAACCCTGGCAGTGAAGTATACCTGGGATACACAGTGTAAAAGCCGAGATGCTGAAGGGGCGTTCTTGGTGTGCGGGACCCTTCATGTGGTCTACAACACAGGCTATGGGGGGCGCTCCACCATACAGTGTCTGTATGACATTCATGACACCGTCCACAG CAATGAGAGTCCTGTGGTGTTCTTTCCAAAGCGCTACAGCAGCCACAGCAGCATCCACTATCACCCCGGAGACAAGCACCTGTATGCCTGGGACGATGGCTACCAGACCATCTACGAAGTGGAGACACGTAGGAATGACTGA